A single window of Candidatus Nanopelagicales bacterium DNA harbors:
- a CDS encoding oligosaccharide flippase family protein produces the protein MSMVWVAQILTMGMQLVYAGVTSRAIGPAGFGSFAVALAATGLGGILASSGLANAAARRTGDDISGDRAIVTAAALAGLLVALVFALGAPLWARLWGNPDATPLIRALCIGLAVGSYGGVLAGIARRLGRIGIWTAATFASSVVAMLLGGWATYATREAWSLTVMPVALSVISSTILLVAMGRRGIPTRRLGTVGHDIAYGAKSLGSSLLTYIAYGLPMWSMSRWLGASTLGSWNRAAVVGQIPLESASRAAVTVIFPKFRWDRAGGDRVRRRWSALMATSAIVVLPLTALVVPAVPTVTRIILGSQWAEAGLMAQFILIATAVNVLNALLGSALEASNNFRAVWMSQIAVIATLTVACVLMLVTGRWVAVAGGYVIAALVSQAVQVVWSSRGQLLSSRSILLGYTAAATLSLIMLGIASAIVALASSDVVLIGMLVLVAVSALLALFALRNHIEPLAVLVGGHE, from the coding sequence CCGCGCGATCGGGCCGGCCGGGTTCGGTTCTTTCGCGGTTGCGCTTGCAGCGACTGGACTGGGCGGGATCCTGGCAAGTTCGGGACTGGCGAACGCGGCCGCTCGGAGGACGGGCGACGACATCTCCGGTGACCGAGCCATCGTCACCGCGGCGGCGTTGGCCGGGCTGCTGGTGGCCCTCGTTTTCGCACTGGGTGCCCCCCTGTGGGCCCGCTTATGGGGGAATCCGGATGCAACGCCACTGATTCGCGCCCTCTGTATCGGACTCGCTGTCGGCAGTTATGGAGGTGTCCTCGCGGGGATCGCCAGGCGGCTTGGTCGGATAGGGATCTGGACGGCCGCGACCTTTGCATCTAGCGTCGTCGCGATGCTGCTGGGGGGTTGGGCCACCTACGCGACTCGGGAGGCATGGAGCCTGACCGTCATGCCCGTCGCCCTCAGCGTGATCAGCAGCACCATCCTGCTGGTGGCGATGGGCCGAAGGGGAATACCCACCCGACGGCTGGGCACGGTGGGCCATGACATCGCCTACGGAGCGAAGTCCCTTGGTTCCTCACTCCTGACCTACATCGCCTACGGACTCCCGATGTGGAGTATGAGCCGCTGGCTAGGCGCAAGCACGCTGGGTTCGTGGAACCGCGCGGCGGTCGTGGGTCAGATTCCTCTCGAGAGCGCCTCGCGGGCAGCGGTGACCGTGATCTTCCCGAAATTCCGCTGGGACAGGGCGGGTGGTGACCGTGTGCGTCGACGCTGGTCAGCGCTGATGGCCACCTCGGCAATCGTCGTGCTTCCTCTCACTGCACTTGTGGTGCCAGCGGTCCCGACGGTGACCCGCATTATCCTGGGCTCGCAATGGGCCGAAGCTGGTCTCATGGCGCAGTTCATCCTGATAGCCACCGCAGTGAATGTGCTCAACGCATTGCTGGGGTCGGCGCTGGAGGCGTCCAACAATTTCCGCGCTGTCTGGATGAGCCAGATAGCTGTCATCGCGACCCTCACCGTCGCCTGTGTCCTGATGCTGGTCACTGGGCGCTGGGTAGCGGTTGCCGGCGGCTACGTCATCGCTGCACTCGTCAGTCAGGCTGTTCAAGTCGTTTGGTCCTCGAGGGGGCAGTTGCTTTCCTCGCGCAGCATCCTTCTGGGGTATACCGCGGCGGCAACTCTCAGCCTGATCATGCTAGGGATCGCGTCGGCGATCGTCGCCCTGGCTTCCTCCGACGTCGTGCTCATCGGAATGCTTGTCCTGGTCGCAGTGAGTGCTTTACTCGCCCTTTTCGCGCTTCGAAACCACATTGAGCCGTTAGCCGTATTGGTCGGTGGACATGAGTGA